The region GTAGGCGGCGGCGGATTGCGCGGCTAGTTTTTCGACGGACTTGGCGAAGGTGTCAGCGTCCATCTTGAGGCGGTGGCGGAGCTCTTCCGGGGATTGGAAGTCTTCGTTGAGGACGCGGGCTACGCGTGCGAGATCGGTGGCAACGGGGTAGTCGCGCTCCAGGAAGAAGTCGTGCATCTTGCGGTCGGCGTAGCTGTAGAGCAGGATGGTGCGGGATGGGTCGCCGTCACGTCCGGCGCGCCCGATCTCCTGGTAGTAGGCCTCGACCGAGGCGGGCAGGGCGGCGTGGACTACGGTGCGGACGTTGGCTTTATCGATGCCCATGCCGAAGGCGATGGTGGCGACGACGACCTCCATATTGCCGGAGAGGAACTGGGTCTGGACGCGCTCGCGTGTGGCGGGGTCCAGGCCTGCGTGGTAGGCGGCGGCTTTGAAGGTGCCGTTGAGTTTTTCCGCTAGTTCTTCTGCGGCCTTGCGTGATGGGGCGTAGACGATGGCGGGGCGGCGGGTGGGGTCGGCGAGGAACTTGGTGATGAACTCGGTGCGTTGCGGCTTGGAGAGCTCCATGACCTCGATGTGGAGGTTGTCGCGGCGGAAGCCGTGGATGAAGAGGGCGGGCTGCTGGAGGTTGAGCTGGGTGACGATGTCGCGCTGGACGGTGGGAGTGGCGGTGGCGGTGAGGGCGATGATGGGTGCGGGGCGGAGCTGCGGGAGGTAGTCGCCGAGAGTTCTGTAGTCTGGGCGGAAGTCATGGCCCCAGGCGCTGATGCAGTGGGCTTCGTCGATGGCGATGAGGGAGGGCTTGCGGCGGGCGAGCATCTCCGGGAAGCCTGTGACGCGCATGCGCTCGGGTGCGATGAAGAGGAACTGTAGCTTGCCGTCGAGGTAGTCTCGGCAGGCCTGGCGGGAGTCCTCGCGGGAGAGGCCGGAGTGAATGCGGGCGACCTTGAGGCCGGCGGCGGTGAGCTTGGAGGCCTGGTCGTCCATGAGGGCGATGAGCGGGGAGATGACGAGGCCGGTGCCGCCGCGTGCGATGGCGGGGAGCTGGTAGCAGAGGGACTTTCCGGCTCCGGTGGGCATGACGAGCAGGACGTCGCGGCCATCGGTGGCGGCGCGGCAGACGGCTTCCTGATTGGCGCGGAAGGCGGGGAAGCCGAAGGTCTCGTGAAGGAGGGTGGAGAGGTTCATGCGCTAGGCTAGTTTCGCATATTGTTTGCCCTGATAAACGGAAAGGCCACGCGGAGGGTTGACCGCGTGGCCTTTGTACCTAGTTTGGTTCGTGCGATCTATGCCATGAGTTTGTCTGGCGTGATGGGGTACTCGCGGATGCGTTTGCCGGTGGCGTTGTAGATGGCGTTGGCTACGGCGGCGGCGGCTCCGGTGATGCCGATTTCGCCGATGCCTCGGGCTCCGAGTGGGTTGAACTTCAGGTCCGGGATGTTGAGGACGGTGGCGTCGATGGTGCCGATGTCGGCGTTGACGGGGACGTGGTACTCGGCGAAGGACTCGTTGACGGTGCGGCCTGTGTTGGGGTCGATGTGGGCGTCTTCATGGGTGGCGAAGGAGACGCCCCAGACGATGCCGCCCATGAGCTGGTTGAGGCCGGTCTTGTCGTTGAGCAGGGTGCCGATGTCGTAGGTGGCGACGACGCGGCGGACCTTGACCATGTGGGTGTCTTTATCGACGGCGACCTCTGCGAAGACGGCTCCGAAGGATTGGGAGGTCATGGAGTCTTTCGATTCCGAGGGCTCGGCTGAGCCGGTAGCTTCGATGGGCTTGCCGCCGTTGCGGGCGATGATGGCGACGAATGTCTCGCCCTTGGTGGGGTCGGCTTTGGCGAAGTACTTGCCGCCCTTGGCTTCCAGGTCTGAGGTCTTCATGCCGTGGACGGGGGATGCGGTGTCGTTTACTGCCATGTCAAAGAGCTTCAGCTTGGCCTGCATGGCAGCTTCCTGCACGGCGGGCATGACGGAGGCGGTGGACTGCGAGCCGCCGGAGACGGGGGCCTTGGGCAAGGTGGAGTCGCCTAGTTTGACGTCCATCAGGGTGGGGTCCAGGCCGAGCATGGCGGCTGCGGTCTGGGCCATGATGGTGTACATGCCGGTGCCGAGATCCTGGGTGCCGGAGCCGATGAAGGCTCGGCCGTTGGGCAGGATGCGCGCAATGGCCATGGCGGCGGAACGGTTGGCGGGGTAGGTCGCGGTCGCCATGCCGTAGCCGATGAGGTTGTTGCCTTCGGTCATCTGGGCGGGGGTGGCACTGCGCTTGGACCAGCCGAAGCGCTCGGCTGCCTGGGTGTAACACTGCTTCAGGTTTTTGGAGGTCCAGGGGCGGTCGTGGCTGGGGTCCTTGTCGGCGTGGTTGATGACGCGGAGCTGGACGGGGTCCATCTTGAGTTTTTCAGCGAGTTCGTCCATGGCGATTTCGAGGACGGCGGTGCCGGGGGCTTCGCCGGGCGCGCGCATGAAGGTGGACACGCCCAGGTTGACGGTGACCAGCTTCTCCGAGACCTGGTTGTTCTCGGACATGTAGAGCATCTTGGTGGGGCCGGCTGAGTGCTCCGTGAAGTCTTCCAGTGCTGCCGCGTTCATTATGACGTTCTGCTGCATGGCGACGAGCTTACCGTCAGCGGTTGCGCCTAGCTTGATCTTGTTGACCGTGGATGGGCGTGCACCGACGGGGCCGAACATCTGGCTGCGGTCGAGTACGAGCTTTACCGGCTTGCCGGTGAGCTTGGCGGCCATGGCGCAGAGCGGGATGTGCGACCAGGAAGAGCCCTTGGAGCCGAAGCCGCCGCCGGTGTAGGGGCACTGGACGCGGACGAAGTCAAGCGGGATGTTGAGGGTCTTGGCGATCGACATCTTGACGCCGGTGATGTATTGGGTGGCGTCGTAGAGGTTGAGCTTTTCACCCTCCCACCAGGCGATGGTGGCGTGGGGCTCCATGGGATTGTGGACCTGGATGGGGGTGGTGTAGGTGCCTTCGACGGTGACGGTGGCTTTGGCGAAGCCGGCTGCGATGTCACCGCGGGTGTTGCCGGCGGGCTCTTTGCCGGGGTTGCCGGGCCAGCGGGCGTCGGCGAGATGGTCCTGGTAGATGACCTTGGCGGGCTGCTCGGTGTATTTAATCTTGAGCAGAGTGGCTGCCTGGCGTGCCTGGACGAGGGTCTTGGCGACGACGACGGCGATGGGCTGACCGTTGTACTTGACGTCCGTGTTTTGCAGGATCGTCAGGTTGCGGCGTGCGGGCGGTTGCGCGGGTGGCTGGGGGATCTTAGGCGAGTTGAAGGGCGTCATGACGGCGACTACGCCGGGTGCGTGCTCGGCCGCGGAGCTGTCCATGGAGGCGATGGTGCCGTTGGCGATGGTGGACTGAACCATCCAGGCGTAGAGGAGATCATCCTTGGCGAAGGGCTCTTTGAAGTCACCCGCGTAGGTGGCTTTACCGGTGACCTTGGCGATGCCGTCGTAACGATGGTCAAGCTGCTTGATGGGCTTTTTTGCGGTCTCTTCCTGTGCTGCTTCGAGAATGCTCATGCGTTGACTCCTTGTGCGGCCAGGGTGAGGGAGCGCACAATGCCTTGCTTGGCGAGTTCGATCTTGAAGGCGTTGTGCTCGTAGCCTTTGGCTCCGGCGAGTGCGAGTTCGGCGGCCTGCTTGAAGGTCTCTGCGGTGGCTGATTTGCCGGTCAGGACTTTTTCGGCCTCGGGCGAACGCCATGGCTTGTGGGCGACTCCGCCGAGGGCGAGGCCTGCGGACTTGATCGTAGAGCCTTCAAGCTCAAGGCCGCATGCGACCGAGATCAGGGCGAAGGCGTAGCTGTTGCGGTCGCGGGCTTTGAGGTAATGGGAGTTCTTTGCGAAGCGGGCTTTGGGGAGGGTGACGGAGACGATCAGCTCGTCGGGACGGAGGTTGGTGTCTTGCTGAGGCGTTGTGCCGACGAGGCGGTGGAAGTCGTGGAAGGGAATCGTCCGCTTGCCCTTGGGGCCTTCTACCTGGACGGTTGCTTCGAGCGCGGCCATGGCTACGTTCATGTCGGATGGGTTGGTGGCGATGCAGGTCTCGGGGCTGGTTGCGCCCTTGTCGGTCTGGCCGAGGATGGCGTGGATGCGGTTGTAGCCCTTGACGGCGGCGCAACCGGAGCCGGGTGCGCGCTTGTTGCAGGCGGCGAAGGCGGTGTCGTTGAAGTAGTAGCAGCGGGTGCGCTGGAGGAGGTTGCCGCCGGTGGTGGCCATGTTGCGAAGCTGTGGTGATGCTCCGCTGAGGAGGGCCTGCGAGAGGAGTGGATACTGCTCGACGATGAGCTTATGGTTGGCGAGGTCTGAGTTGCGGACGAGTGCGCCGATGACTACGCCGCCGTCTGCGGAGGGTGTGACCTGGGTGAGGTCGAGGTGGTTGATATCGATGAGCGTGGTGGGATGCTCAACCTCATACTTCATGAGGTCGACGAGGTTGGTGCCGCCGCCGAGGAACTTTGCGCCGTGCATGGCACCGGCGTGGATGGCTTGCTGCGGGGTGGTGGCGCGTTCGTAGTTGAAGGGATTCATTAGGACCTCACGCCTTGCTGCTGGGCGACCGCGCGGACTGCGGCGACGATGTTGGGGTAGGCACCGCAGCGGCAGATGTTGCCGGACATGCGCTCGCGGATCTCCTCGTCGGACATGGTTGGCTTGGCGGTGTTGCCGGTCTGGAAGCTGACGATGGAGAGGTCGCCCTTCTGGGCTTCACTCAACGCGGCGGCAGCGGAGCAGATCTGGCCGGGGGTGCAGTAGCCGCACTGGTAGCCATCGTGCTCCAGGAAAGAGGCTTGTACGGGGTGAAGCTGATCGCCTTTGGCGAGGCCTTCGATGCTGGTGATCTCCGCGCCTTCAGCCACGACG is a window of Granulicella tundricola MP5ACTX9 DNA encoding:
- a CDS encoding xanthine dehydrogenase family protein molybdopterin-binding subunit gives rise to the protein MSILEAAQEETAKKPIKQLDHRYDGIAKVTGKATYAGDFKEPFAKDDLLYAWMVQSTIANGTIASMDSSAAEHAPGVVAVMTPFNSPKIPQPPAQPPARRNLTILQNTDVKYNGQPIAVVVAKTLVQARQAATLLKIKYTEQPAKVIYQDHLADARWPGNPGKEPAGNTRGDIAAGFAKATVTVEGTYTTPIQVHNPMEPHATIAWWEGEKLNLYDATQYITGVKMSIAKTLNIPLDFVRVQCPYTGGGFGSKGSSWSHIPLCAMAAKLTGKPVKLVLDRSQMFGPVGARPSTVNKIKLGATADGKLVAMQQNVIMNAAALEDFTEHSAGPTKMLYMSENNQVSEKLVTVNLGVSTFMRAPGEAPGTAVLEIAMDELAEKLKMDPVQLRVINHADKDPSHDRPWTSKNLKQCYTQAAERFGWSKRSATPAQMTEGNNLIGYGMATATYPANRSAAMAIARILPNGRAFIGSGTQDLGTGMYTIMAQTAAAMLGLDPTLMDVKLGDSTLPKAPVSGGSQSTASVMPAVQEAAMQAKLKLFDMAVNDTASPVHGMKTSDLEAKGGKYFAKADPTKGETFVAIIARNGGKPIEATGSAEPSESKDSMTSQSFGAVFAEVAVDKDTHMVKVRRVVATYDIGTLLNDKTGLNQLMGGIVWGVSFATHEDAHIDPNTGRTVNESFAEYHVPVNADIGTIDATVLNIPDLKFNPLGARGIGEIGITGAAAAVANAIYNATGKRIREYPITPDKLMA
- a CDS encoding FAD binding domain-containing protein; the encoded protein is MNPFNYERATTPQQAIHAGAMHGAKFLGGGTNLVDLMKYEVEHPTTLIDINHLDLTQVTPSADGGVVIGALVRNSDLANHKLIVEQYPLLSQALLSGASPQLRNMATTGGNLLQRTRCYYFNDTAFAACNKRAPGSGCAAVKGYNRIHAILGQTDKGATSPETCIATNPSDMNVAMAALEATVQVEGPKGKRTIPFHDFHRLVGTTPQQDTNLRPDELIVSVTLPKARFAKNSHYLKARDRNSYAFALISVACGLELEGSTIKSAGLALGGVAHKPWRSPEAEKVLTGKSATAETFKQAAELALAGAKGYEHNAFKIELAKQGIVRSLTLAAQGVNA